One stretch of Corallococcus exiguus DNA includes these proteins:
- a CDS encoding EF-Tu C-terminal domain-related protein: VMPGDNIAIEVELITPVAMEKELRFAVREGGRTVGAGVVAEIIA; this comes from the coding sequence GTCATGCCGGGCGACAACATCGCCATCGAGGTGGAGCTCATCACCCCGGTCGCGATGGAGAAGGAGCTCCGGTTCGCTGTTCGTGAAGGCGGCCGCACGGTGGGCGCGGGCGTTGTGGCGGAAATCATCGCGTAG